The sequence below is a genomic window from Lolium perenne isolate Kyuss_39 chromosome 4, Kyuss_2.0, whole genome shotgun sequence.
CCAAGACATCGTCAGCTTCATCAGTCGGCGCCTTCGCCTTCTTCTCGAACCGGTCGGCCGACGGCGCACGGCTCGCCGCTCTTTTGCTCCAGCCGTCCCTCCACGTCGGGCGGCTCGCGCGCTCGACGCCCGAGGCCGACGTGCCGGCGCGGCGGAGCAGCTTGTCCTCCACCCAGCTTGACCCCAGGGAGGCTCGGACGGGCACTTTGCTAGGGTTCCGATCAGCcgattcgccgccgccgccgactttGCTTCGATCCGATGAAacgccgccgccggcaagcttATCCTTGACCCAACTCTCACTCAAGGTTGCGCGGCCCGGACGCTTCTTGGATACATACGAGGCCGGAGGAGGCGTCAGGCCGATGCAGCTCCTTGGGGTAGGCAGCAGCGGCGGAAGACCGCCGGAGACCACGGGCCCAGCCATTGCTACAAAATCAGGCAGAATCAAGAAATTAAATCGAATCTAAACTATAACCTTAATAACCCTAAACAAGAACGAGATCGAAATTGAGAGATCTAGAACGCGAACTGGAACTGGAAATCGAAAGAGAGATCGAAAATGCTTATCTCAAGAAATTAAATCGaatctaaaccctaaccctaaacaagaatATAGATCGAAATTGCGAGATCTAGAATGAGAATTGAAACTGAAAATGGAAAGAGAGATCGAAAAAAGGTTATCTTGATCGCGGGACCGGGAACGAATGAACCGCGCGCAGACGAGAGCCGAAAGGGGGAAgacaggtttttttttttttgtttcgcgGAGGGAGGGAGAAAGGTTACGGTACAGGTATTCTGCGTATTTATGGTACTGGCCTAGCGACTCGTATACAACTCGTACCGACACAAGTGCTGGGCTTGTCTGTGTGAGCCGCCAGGGGGTGCTGGGCTTTACAGTTTGTGCTGTGGGCTGAGCCGTGATTAATGGTGGGTGCACCGGGCCTCTCTGCAACCCATCTCTGTTTCTTTTATCCAAGATCTATGCGTAGCATCTGATTGCAACGATCTTCTGATATACAGTTTTCCCACATGAGAATAGGACGATCTAATGACGAACCCCATCAATTTGCTCGTAATAGTGTTAGTCCAGATTTTGGATGCCGCTTGCGGCTCTTAAACCCCCCTAAAAAGGGGCTTTGTATTCAATTTTTTTGATTGATGAATAAAGAGCGGTCgaatcctcaaaaaaaaaaaaaaaagggaagCACCTAGTACTACAATTTGCATGCAAACCACAATTAATTTCGGTGTTATGGATAAAAAAATATTGATTTAGCTAAACCTTTGAACAATATCAGTCATAGAACAAATGAACACTATGTTGAAGTATGGCTTCTGTTGTTGTACATTAGTTTAACACGTTTGTATGTAATGCTCTGTAACCCTGGAACCACCTGACCGAGTCCTTAGCACTAGCGCCATTGTAGCATCATGGCCACATCACAACGGCACGATCTGTGTGCGCGTGTGTATATATCTGTAACTGTTGAGCTGAGTAAAGTGTGTCGAGGAATAGAATtcaatttggtatcagagccacctctatcccctctctctcctcctctcttcctCCATGGCCGACGACGACTCTTCTCTGGCGCGCCACCTCGCCAACACCTCTGTGCAGCTGCTTCCTTCTCAACCCACCACGGATAGCGTCGACATCACCCGCTTCATCAAGTTCAAGCTCGACGCCGAAGTCGGGAACTACAACAAGTGGCGcaacttcttcctcttcgtcctcACCAAGTTCAGCGCTTGCGATCACGTCGAGGAGGAGACGGATCCTCACCTCGTTGATGCGGAGTGGCGCTCCGCCGACGTCGACATCGTGCTCAATATCTACACCACCATTTCCGACGAGCTCCAAGACGTGATCCTCCAGGCTGACAGCACTGCCTACACGTACTGGCAGGCTCTGGCGCACTTCTTCACCGAGAACGCCGAAGGACGcgagatctacctcgacaaagaaTTCAACAACATTGTGCAGGGTGATATGGGCGTCATCGCCTATTGCCGCAAGCTGAAGGGGGTGGCCGATGCGCTTGGCGACGTCGGTGCTCCATTCACCGACAAGAAACTCACCATGCGCCTCATCGACGGCCTTGACGAGCGATTCAAGGTGCATCAAGAGATGCTGGAGCTGGCGCAGCCCTTCCCCACCTTCATGCAAGCCCAGTCCCGTCTCCAGCTCGTGGAGGAGAAATTGAAGTCCAAGGCCAAGGAGAGCCCTCAGGTTCTGCACGCCAACGCCAACGGCAACAACGGATCCACTGGGTTCCGTTTCAACGGGACCTGCTACGCGTGCGGCGAGCCAGGCCACATGGCCCGCAACTGCCCTCGCGGTGGTGACCGCGGCAACTCTGGCTACGGGCAGCCGGGTCGCGACGGTGGCCAGCAGCATCATGGGCGCGGTGGTGGTTACCAGCAATACGGGCAGAACTCCTACGGCAACCAGGGCTACGGAAACCAGGGCTACCGCAACCAGGGCTTCCAAGGTCGTTTGCATGGACGTTGGCGTGGGCGCGGTGATCACGGCGGCCGCGGCGTCTACAACCCCGGCTACGGCAACCCGGGCTACGGAAATCCTCAGCAGCAGGGCTACAGCGCCGCTCCTTCTGGCTACCAGCAGCCACGCCAGATCACCTGGACGCCGCCCAATGCCGCTGGCGTCCTCGGTCCTCGCCCTGGTGCGCACCACCAGGTGTACCACGCGACGTACACAccatcgccgccaccgccgatgcaAGCCCTGTACACTCCTCCGTCGGTGCATTCCTACGACTACTACGCCATGTTCAACACTGCTCCAAGCAACACCACCAGCTTCCACCCCGGCGGCGATTGGGTCCTCGACTCCGGCGCCACCACGCACGTCACCAACAATCAGGGTAACCTCACCTCATCTCATTCTCTTGCAAACGTTAATTCTCGAAGTATTGTAGTTGGCAATGGGTCTACTATGCCTATATATTCTGTTGGCTCTACCACTCTCACTTCCCGTCCCTTTCATCTCAACCACGTTCTTGTTTCACCCTCTGTCATCAAATCTCTTATTTCCGTTCGTAAGTTCACCCGTGACAACCTCTATTGAATTTGACCCTTATGGCTTCTCTGTGAAGGACCTAGCAACGCGGATCATCCTCCTGCGCTCCAGTAGCCGTGGCGATCTCTACCGTTTCTTCGGCAACCTCCACCAGCAAACCAACACGGCCCTGACGATCTCTACAACCCGCGATCTTTGGCATCGGCGGCTTGGACACCCAGCAATGATAGTCTCTCCAAAATTTCTTCTGTTTTTCCTCAACCATCTAATAAGAGTAGCACTAGCTCTCCAGTGTGTGAAGCCTGCCAATTAGGGCGGCAGCCTAGACTATCTTTTCCTACATCTTCTAGCTTTACTACATCACCATTTCAACTTATACATTGTGATCTATGGACCTCCCATGTTACAAGTTTTTCTGGCTATGACTATTATCTCATTGTACTCGATGACTTCTCACACTACTCATGGGCCTTCCCTCTCCGCCACAAATCCAACACTGCCTCCATCCTCCAACGATTTTTCGTCTACATCAAAACACAATCTAACAAAATCATCCAATGTGTTCAATGTGACAACGGCGGCGAATTCCTAAACAATGAACTCCGTTCCTTCTTCTCCACCAACGGCGTTTCCTTCCGTTTTCTTGCCCACACACTTCACCACAAAATGGCAAAGCCGAATGCATGCTCCGCACAACTAATGACATAATTAGAACCTTGCTCGCTCAAGCTAACCTTCCACCCCAATTTTGGGTAGAGGCCCTTCACACTGCCAATCACCTCATCAATATTCGCCCCTCTAAGTCCATCAATCATGCCACTCCGCACTTCCTCCTATTTCATCAACATCCCACCTACACTCATCTTAGAACCTTTGGTTGTCTTTGCTACCCCAACCTATATGCCACCACAAACAACAAACTCCACGCCCGATCCACCCGTTGTGTTTTCCTCGGGTATCCACACGAACACGAGGGGTTCCGTTGCTTTGATCTAGCCACCAGACGTGTCATCGTATCACGTCATGTTATATTTGATGAGGCCATTTTTCCATATACACAACCTACCCAAGCCACACCACCGTGCTCAACCACACCAGCCACAGAAAATCCTCGCCAAATCCACCCCGGGATCCGCCTCCACCTACCAGCTACACCTGCATCTCCCTCAGGATCCGCGTCGATCGGATCCACCTCACCTGCCGCACCAAGCCCTGCGGGAGACAGCGACCCCACGTCCCAATCATTGGACACGTCCGCATCCACCTCAAATGACACGCCAGGCGGCCCACCGAGCCCACCTCCAGCCACTCTGCCTCCGCCACCTCACTCCGCTCTGCCACCACAGGCAATTCCGGTACAGCCACCCCATAATGCACACCGCATGCAAACTCGAGCCAAAAACGGATTTTTGATGCCCGACAACTTTTTGACCTTTCCATTACCACCACAGCTCCACCCATTTCACCACTGCCTTCTTCCTATAAACAGGCTCTTAAGGACCCAAATTGGCACGCTGCAATGCTCGATGATTTTAACGCTTTGTTACAGAATGACACTTGGTCTTTGGTTCCCTGTCCTGCAGGTGCAAACGTGGTCACCGGCAAATGGATTTTTCGCCACAAGCTGAACTCCAATGGCTCTCTTTCGCGCTACAAAGAAAGATGGGTGGTGCGCGGATTCACTCAACAAGCCGGCGTGGACTATGGTGAGACCTTTAGCCCGGTTGTCAAACCAGCAACAATTCGAGTGGTGCTCGCCCTTGCAACCTCTCAAGCATGGCCAATCAACCAACTCGACGTCAAGAATGCATTTCTTCACGGTAATCTCCAAGAAACCGTCTACTCCCAACAACCTTCTGGTTTTGTTGATTCCCATCTACCACACCATGTTTGTCACCTCAACAAATCCTTGTATGGCCTCAAACAAGCACCACGAACTTGGTTCACTCGCTTCACCTCGTATCTATTCACATTTGGTTTTGTAGGCTCCAAATGTGACACATCCCTCTTTATTCTCCGGCGAGGCACTCATGTCGCATATCTCCTTTTATATGTCGACGATATTATTCTCACCGCCAATACTACACCTCTTCTTCGGTCTATAGTTGCCTCTCTGTCCTCAGAATTTTCCACGACCGACCTAGGTGATCTTCATCACTTTCTTGGGATCAATGTTCACAAAAACTCCACCGGCCTCTTCTTGTCTCAACAGCAATATACACTTGAGATTCTTGAGCGAGCACACATGAcacattgcaattctatttccacCCCCGTTGACACTCGCTCTAAAGTCTCAGCTCACGACGGCTCGCCCTTCCCTGATGCACCATTGTACCGCAGCCTAGCCGGTGCCCTACAATACCTTACCCTCACCCGGTCGGACATAGCATATGCTGTCCATCAAGTGTGTCTCTACATGCATGCCCCTACTACAACCCATTTCCAACTGATCAAAAGGATCTTGCGGTACCTCAAGGGCACATCTCACTTCAGGCTGCAGTTGTTCCGCACCTCAGCGCATGAACTTCTTGCTTATAGCGACGCGGACTGGGCCGGGTGTCCAGACACCCGCAAATTGACCTCCGGGTTCTGTGTGTTCCTAGGCGACTATCTAGTCTCCTGGTCTTCAAAGAGGCAGCCTACTGTCTCGCAATCAAGTGCCGAAGCGGAGTATAGAGTTGTTGCAAATTGTGTGGCCGAGTCCTGCTGGTTACGGCAGCTGTTGCAAGAACTTCATCGCCCGCCATCCAAAGCAACACTCATCTAGTGCGACAATGTTAGC
It includes:
- the LOC127332481 gene encoding uncharacterized protein, which produces MAGPVVSGGLPPLLPTPRSCIGLTPPPASYVSKKRPGRATLSESWVKDKLAGGGVSSDRSKVGGGGESADRNPSKVPVRASLGSSWVEDKLLRRAGTSASGVERASRPTWRDGWSKRAASRAPSADRFEKKAKAPTDEADDVLELETHQYAGPTFAISPDPSLLPIPFLFMKAH